In the Pseudonocardia sediminis genome, AGTTCGCCACCGACCTGCAGATCCCGGACGCGCTGCCCACCGTCATCTGCCGCGGACCGGGACTCAACTCGGCCCTGATCAGCGTCGACAACATCGACGAGGTCCGGAACATGCCCGGCGTCACCGACGTCGAGGAGGTCCCCTCCGGCGTCGCGGTCCGCGCGAACACGTTCGGCCAGGCCATCGACGGTGTCAACGCGATCCGTGCCCAGTGGGACGGCGGCACCATCGAGGGCGAGAACGACGACTCGGTGCTGGCCAAACTGCGCCAGGGGGAGCTGCCGCTGGCCGTGCCGGCCGGTGTCGGCGACACCCTCGAGGGCGACTTCGTCTTCTACTTCCGCAGCAACTCCTCGCTCGAGACGAACTGCGCGATCGCCGACGTCCGCAGCGACGGCACCGCCGAGGTCTGGGGTCCGGCGAAGAACCCGATCGCGGCCCAGGCCGAGTGCGCGAAGAAGCTGGGCATCCCCCAGAACGCGGTCACCTTCCACGTCATCCAGGGCGGCGGGTCGTTCGGCCGCAAGCTGTTCTCCGACGCCGCCGAGGAGGCGTGCGAGGTCTCGCAGAAGATGGGCAAGCCCGTCAAGCTGATGTGGACCCGCGCCGACGACTCGCGCCAGGGCCGCACGCACCCGATGGCCACCACGCGGATCCGCGCGCTGGTCACCGGCGACTCGGTCGCGAGCTTCGAGATCCGGCACACCAGCGTCGCCACCGAGATCAACCCGGGCCTCGGCGAGGCGATCACCGCCGCCGCGACCAAGGCTCCGCTGGGGAACCTGACGGTCTCCCAGTCGATCTACGTGACCACCCAGGTGACGCCGTACAACGTCGGTGTGTCGACCAGCCTCCTCAACGAGGTCGACATGCGGTTCAACACCAGCTCGATGCGCAACATCTACTCGCCCGACACCGCGATGGCGCGCGAGCTGATGATCGACAAGATCGCCGAGAAGATGGGCAAGGACCCGTACGAGTTCCGGTCCGAGTTCACCAAGCTCACCCGCTGGCGCGACGTCGTCGACCGTGCGGCCGAAGAGGCCGACTGGGGCAAGTCGATGGAGCCCGGCACGGCCCAGGGCATCGCGATGCACGTCGAGTACAAGGGCGTCACCTGTGCGGTCGTCGAGCTCGACTGCCGGCCGGAGACGGTGAACCGGCAGATCCGCTCGGCCCGCACCGGCCCGCGCGTCACCAAGGTGACCTTCGTCGTCGACGGCGGCATCATCATCAACCCGCGCGGGTTCGAGGCGCAGATGATGGGCGGCATCAACGACGGCATCGCCAACGCGCTGACCTCGAGCCTGCGCATCGACGACGGTCACTTCGTCGAGGCGAGCTGGGACAACTACTTCTACACCCGGCAGTGGAACACCCCGCCCGAGATGAACATCGTGATCATCGAGGACTCGGAATCCCCGGAGCCCGGCGGTGCCGGCGAGGTCGGTGTCGCGGCCACCAGCGCCGCCGTGGCCTGCGCCTACGCCCGCGCCACCGGCAAGACCCCGGAGTACTTCCCGATCCTGCACAAGGAACCGCTGCCCTACGAGCCGTACCCCACGGTGCCGCCGGTCCCGCCGTCGCCCACCAACGGCCTCGACTTCGCGTCCTGACCCCCGACACGACGCGAACACCCTTTCAGGAGCCTTCATGCCCACTCAGACCTTCAAGCTCAACGGCGAGACCGTCACCGTCGACGTCGAGGACGACGTCCGGCTGCTCTGGGTCATCCGTGACCTGCTCAAGGTGACCGGCCCGAAGTACGGCTGCGGCATCAACGTCTGCAAGGCCTGCACCAGCCACATCAACGGCAAGGCGTTCAACCCCTGCTCGGTGCCGGTCGGCGCGATCCAGGACTCCGACGAGATCACCACGATCGAGGGCCTGGCCGACGGCGAGACCCTGCACCCGATGCAGGAGGCCTGGATCGAGAAGGACGTCGCGCAGTGCGGCTACTGCCAGCCGGGTCAGATCATGGCCGCGGTAGCCCTGGTGCGGAAGTGCCAGGAAGAGGGCCGCGACATCGACGACTCGATGCTCGACGAGATCCGCAACATCTGCCGGTGCGGCACCTACAACCGCATCCGTGAGGCGATCAAGGTCGGCGCCGACAACATGTGAGTGCGCCTACGGCGTGGCCCGGATGCCGGGCCACGTTAGGCCGTTAGGGTGTACGACAGGTCACTGCCCTTCGGGGCAGATCGCTCCCCAGATCCAAGGATGGATTCGATGAAGAACCCGATTCGCCGTTCGCTCATCGCCGTCGGCGCGCTCAGCGCCGTGGCCTTCCCGCTCGCCGCGGGGGTGGCCAGCGCCGACGAGGACTCCGAGCACGGCTACCCCAGCACGCAGAGCCCGACCCAGGCCGTCGACGCCGTCGTGGCGACCGTCGACACCGCGAACTTCGGGTTCATCGACTCGCTCGACACGTTCTCGCCGACCAACCGGCCCGACGGCGTCAACGGCACCGACACCGAGATCCCCCAGCCCGACCCGCGCTTCGTCGAGGGTCCGGTGGGCGGGCTGCTGCTCGACGGCCCGTTCGAATGATCGTTCTGTAGAGGGGCGGGCCGACGGGGCCGTCACATCGGACACGAGTCCGGTGTGGCGGCCCCGTCGTCGTGCGAGGGTGGTTACTGATCACCACGCCACCACCGAAAGGCCCCCCATGACGGCCGTGGACCACTCCTCCACGCGGCGGTTCGAGCGTCCGGAACGGCGGCCGCCGGGCGCCCGGCGGATCCTCGGCGACCTCGGGCCGCGGTACGCGGCGAACGGTCTGATCGGGGTCGTGTTCTCCGCGACCGGCCCCGGGGCCGTCGTCCTCGCGGTCGGTGTCCAGGGCGGGCTGTCCCCGGCGGAGATCGCCTCGTGGGTCTTCGGGGTCTTCTTCCTCAACGGCGCTCTGACCGTGCTGGCCAGCTGGGTCTACCGGCAGCCGCTGGCGTTCTTCTGGACGATCCCGGGCACCGTCCTCGTCGGCCCGGCCCTGGGGCACCTGAGCCTCGGCCAGGTCGTGGGGGCCTACCTGGCCACCGGGGTCCTGATGCTCCTGCTGGGACTGACCGGTTGGGTGCGCACGGTGATGGACGCGATCCCGATGCCGATCGTGATGGCGATGGTCGCCGGGGTGTTCCTGAGCTTCGGCACCGGGCTGGTGAAGGCGGTGGTCTCCGACGCCGCGGTCGCGGCGCCGATGGTCGTCGTGTTCGTGGTCCTCAGTGCGTGGGCCGCCGCCGGCCGGCGGGTCCCGCCGATCCTCGGCGCGCTGGTCGTGGGCGCCGTCGCCGTGGCGGTGACGGGGACCTTCCGTCTCGCCGGCGGCACGGTGTCGGCGTTCCTCGCCGCCCTGGATCTGCAGACACCGCAGTGGTCGCTGCAGGCCATGTTCGAGCTGGTGATCCCGCTGGCGATCACGGTCCTGGTGGTGCAGAACGGGCAGGGTGTCGCGGTGCTGCGCGCGGCCCGGCACGACCCGCCGGTCAACGTCGTGACCTCGCTCTGCGGGATCTGGTCGGTCCTCGCGGCGGGGGTCGGTGCCGTCTCGACGTGCCTGACCGGGCCGACCAACGCGTTGCTCACGGTCTCCGGTGAGCGTCACCGGCAGTACACGGCCGGGATCGTATGCGGGTTGCTGGCGATGGTGTTCGGCGTGTTCGCCCCGCTGTTCACCCAGCTGATGCTCGCGGCGCCGGTCGCCTTCGTCGCGACGCTGGGCGGCCTGGCGATGCTGAAGGTGCTGCAGTCCGCGTTCGTCGCCGCGTTCGGCTCGCGCCACACCTTCGGCGCACTGGTGACGTTCGTCGTGACCGTCTCCGGCATCACGGTGCTCAACATCGGCGGCCCGTTCTGGGGGCTGGTCGCCGGGATCGCGGTCTCGCGCCTGCTCGAGCGCGACGACTTCCGGACGGGCTGACGGCGAGCGGGCCCCGGTGACCACCGGAGCCCGCTCGCCGGTGCCGGGCCGGTCAGGCGGGGTCGAGCGGGAAGTCGTAGGTGACCTGCTCCCCGTTGCCCGAGTCGGCCTTCTGCGGGTGAAGCACCAGGTCCGGCTTGACGGCCTGGGCGACGTCGTCGGTGACGTAGTCGCCGCCGTCGAAGTAGAGCTGGGTGGTGATCAGCTGCTTGCCCGGGGCGCTCACCTTGAGGTGCAGGTGCGCCGGGCGCCAGGCGTGCCAGCCGGCCGCGCGGATCAGCGCGCCGCAGGCCCCGTCGTTCGGGATCTGGTACGGCGCCGGCTTCATAGTGTTGATCTTGAAGGTGCCGTCCGGGCCGGTGGTGACGCGGCCGCGCAGGTTCCACTCCGGGATGCCCGGGGCGAACTGCGAGTAGTAGCCGTCGTCGTCGGCCTGCCAGAAGTCGACGAGCCCGCCCTCGAGCGGTGCACCGGCCAGGTCGGTGATCGTGCCCTGGAACAGGAAGGGCGTGCCCTTCTCGTTCTCGCGCATCGGCAGCGTGGCCTCGCCGGTGAACTCAGGGGCGCCGGGGACGTAGTACGGGCCCTCGATGGTGCCGGTGGCACCCTCGCGGTCGGCGTTGGCGACCTCCTCGACGACGTGCTCGAGCCACACGTCGAGGAACAGCGGCCACTCCCCGTCCTCGCCGACGCGGATCATCCACGCCTTGAGGGCGTCGTACTCGTCGTAGGTCAGCTTGTGCTTGCGGACGACCTCGTGCAGCGAGGTCAGCGCGTCGGTCACGATCGCGGAAACGCGTTCGTGGTCGATCTCGCCGGCCCCGCGGACCTTGTTGCGGAACGTCTCGGTGGCCGAGGCGCCGGATCCGGCGGCCGTGGCGGTGGTCTCGGTGCTCATGTGGTGGCTCCCGTGTGTGCGAAGTGGTGGTTCGGGCTCAGGCGTCCTGGCGGTAGTGCGCGAGCTTGTCCGGGTCGATCTCGATCCCGATGCCCGGTCCGGGGCGCACGTGCATCTCGCCGCCGGTGATCTGCAGGGGTTCGGTGAGCAGGTCGTCGGACATGTCGAGGAAGTTCGACAGCTCGCCGGCCCGGCCCGACGTGGAGCGGTGCGCGGCGCCGAACACGACGCTGCAGGCGGTGCCGACCTGGCCGTCGATCTGGTTGCCCATGACGACCTCGGTGCCGAGTCCCTCGCACAGGTGCAGCACCCGCTGCGAGCCGGTGAACCCGGTCCGCGCGGTCTTGATGCTGATCATGTTCGCGGAGCCTCCGAGCAGCTCACGGGTGACCTCGCCGGGCCGGGTGGCGCTCTCGTCGGCGACGGTCGGGATCGGGGTCTGGGAGACGAGCCAGCGCCGTCCGAGGACGTCGTCGGCCGGGCAGAGCTCCTCGGACAGGGTCAGGTCCAGGTCGGCCATGGCGTGCAGCGCCCGTGCCGCCTCGGAGGGCTTCCAGCCGCGGTTGCCGTCGACGTAGAGGTCGACGTCCGGGCCCAGGGCCTCGCGCAGCGCGCGGCAGGCGCCGACGTCGAGCGAGACCGGGCGGCGGCCGACCTTCACCTTGAACGTGGTGATGCCGTAGGTGTCGCGCATCCTCTCCGCCTCGGCGACCATCTCGGCGTCCGGGGCGAACCCGACCATGTGCGACACCGACATCCGGTCGGTGTAGCCGCCGAGCAGCTGCGAGACGGGTACGTCGAGCGAGCGCCCGAGCAGGTCCCACACGGCCATGTCGACGGCCGCCTTCGCGGTCGGGTTGCCGACCGTGCGGTCCATCCGGGCAGCCATGACCTCCCGCTCGAACACGGTGAGGCCGACCAGCTCGGGGGCGAAGATCCTGTCGATCACCGCGATGATCGACTCCTGGGTCTCGCCGTAGGTGAAGGGGCGCGGCGGCGCCTCCGCGACACCGACGAGGCCGTCCTCGCCGTGCACGCGCACCAGGACGTGGTCGGCGGTGTGCACCTCGCCGCTGGCGAAGCGCAGCGGCTTGCGGTACGGCACGGCGAACGGGATCGCCTCGATCCGGACGATCTTCACGGTTCTCCTCCGAGGTCGGCGGTGGGGTCGGTGTCGGCGCTGGGTACGGGGTCGGTGCTGGCTACGGGGTCGGCGAGGTGTGCGGGCTCGGGGCGGGGGAGGGCGCCGCTCCCCTCGAGCGCGTCGATCAGGCGCAGCAGTGCGGGTGAGCGGTCCTCGGTGCGCCAGGCCAGGGCAAGCTCGACGGTCACCTCGTCGGTCAGCGGAACGTAGGTGACCCCGTCCATGCGCAGGGCGCGCACCGACTCCGGGAGCACCGCCACACCGGCGCCGGCCGCGACCAGGGTCAGCATGATCGGTGTCTGGGCGGCCTCCGCGGCCCGCTGCGGCAGGAAGCCCGCGTTGAGGCAGGCCTGGACGACGACCGAGTCGACGACCGAGCCCGGCACCCCGTAGGCGACGAACGGCTCGGCGCGCAGGTCGGCCGGCTCGACGGGTCCGACTCCGTCCAGCC is a window encoding:
- a CDS encoding molybdopterin cofactor-binding domain-containing protein, which gives rise to MPAHRAATTTPRPDRTGVSRRRFLGYVIAAPTLVVAAEMGREAIMGAPEASAAAVPSPPLPAELYDLLDVLRDSARPTANLIRIEVNRDGTVSFALPRADNGQGIITSTQMIIAEEMNLDPDQVIVTLADARPELVFNQLTAGSSTTFTTFTPIRVAAALAQGRLLAAASAQLGQEVGLLTSRQGLITGNNGKALPFGELTEAASSSVTEATDVVLKPREEFTVIGTPRTKSDAREMVTGKKQFATDLQIPDALPTVICRGPGLNSALISVDNIDEVRNMPGVTDVEEVPSGVAVRANTFGQAIDGVNAIRAQWDGGTIEGENDDSVLAKLRQGELPLAVPAGVGDTLEGDFVFYFRSNSSLETNCAIADVRSDGTAEVWGPAKNPIAAQAECAKKLGIPQNAVTFHVIQGGGSFGRKLFSDAAEEACEVSQKMGKPVKLMWTRADDSRQGRTHPMATTRIRALVTGDSVASFEIRHTSVATEINPGLGEAITAAATKAPLGNLTVSQSIYVTTQVTPYNVGVSTSLLNEVDMRFNTSSMRNIYSPDTAMARELMIDKIAEKMGKDPYEFRSEFTKLTRWRDVVDRAAEEADWGKSMEPGTAQGIAMHVEYKGVTCAVVELDCRPETVNRQIRSARTGPRVTKVTFVVDGGIIINPRGFEAQMMGGINDGIANALTSSLRIDDGHFVEASWDNYFYTRQWNTPPEMNIVIIEDSESPEPGGAGEVGVAATSAAVACAYARATGKTPEYFPILHKEPLPYEPYPTVPPVPPSPTNGLDFAS
- a CDS encoding (2Fe-2S)-binding protein translates to MPTQTFKLNGETVTVDVEDDVRLLWVIRDLLKVTGPKYGCGINVCKACTSHINGKAFNPCSVPVGAIQDSDEITTIEGLADGETLHPMQEAWIEKDVAQCGYCQPGQIMAAVALVRKCQEEGRDIDDSMLDEIRNICRCGTYNRIREAIKVGADNM
- a CDS encoding benzoate/H(+) symporter BenE family transporter: MTAVDHSSTRRFERPERRPPGARRILGDLGPRYAANGLIGVVFSATGPGAVVLAVGVQGGLSPAEIASWVFGVFFLNGALTVLASWVYRQPLAFFWTIPGTVLVGPALGHLSLGQVVGAYLATGVLMLLLGLTGWVRTVMDAIPMPIVMAMVAGVFLSFGTGLVKAVVSDAAVAAPMVVVFVVLSAWAAAGRRVPPILGALVVGAVAVAVTGTFRLAGGTVSAFLAALDLQTPQWSLQAMFELVIPLAITVLVVQNGQGVAVLRAARHDPPVNVVTSLCGIWSVLAAGVGAVSTCLTGPTNALLTVSGERHRQYTAGIVCGLLAMVFGVFAPLFTQLMLAAPVAFVATLGGLAMLKVLQSAFVAAFGSRHTFGALVTFVVTVSGITVLNIGGPFWGLVAGIAVSRLLERDDFRTG
- the catA gene encoding catechol 1,2-dioxygenase, encoding MSTETTATAAGSGASATETFRNKVRGAGEIDHERVSAIVTDALTSLHEVVRKHKLTYDEYDALKAWMIRVGEDGEWPLFLDVWLEHVVEEVANADREGATGTIEGPYYVPGAPEFTGEATLPMRENEKGTPFLFQGTITDLAGAPLEGGLVDFWQADDDGYYSQFAPGIPEWNLRGRVTTGPDGTFKINTMKPAPYQIPNDGACGALIRAAGWHAWRPAHLHLKVSAPGKQLITTQLYFDGGDYVTDDVAQAVKPDLVLHPQKADSGNGEQVTYDFPLDPA
- a CDS encoding mandelate racemase/muconate lactonizing enzyme family protein, which gives rise to MKIVRIEAIPFAVPYRKPLRFASGEVHTADHVLVRVHGEDGLVGVAEAPPRPFTYGETQESIIAVIDRIFAPELVGLTVFEREVMAARMDRTVGNPTAKAAVDMAVWDLLGRSLDVPVSQLLGGYTDRMSVSHMVGFAPDAEMVAEAERMRDTYGITTFKVKVGRRPVSLDVGACRALREALGPDVDLYVDGNRGWKPSEAARALHAMADLDLTLSEELCPADDVLGRRWLVSQTPIPTVADESATRPGEVTRELLGGSANMISIKTARTGFTGSQRVLHLCEGLGTEVVMGNQIDGQVGTACSVVFGAAHRSTSGRAGELSNFLDMSDDLLTEPLQITGGEMHVRPGPGIGIEIDPDKLAHYRQDA